CTCATCCTTATTGTTCTAATGAGAGAGTAAGTAATGAAAATAATAATAAAATGGTTAGAAGATTTATACCTAAAGGGGTATCTATGGATCATTTAACAAAAAAAGATGTTAAACACATTGAAACATTTATGAATAATTATCCAAGAAAAATTTTCAATGCTTTAACATCTAATCAAGTTTATGAGTGTCTATTAAATCTAGCTTAATTAAACTTTTGGACACTTACTATTTTAATTTAGGTTTCTTCTCAAACTATCATTTCTCCTATATTTAGCATAGGTAACATCAATGATATTAATATACTCCCTATTACTATTGCAATTAAAATTATACTTAAAGGTTCAATTATCTTTAATAATATTTTGACTTTATCTCTTACCTTATTACTATATATTTCATTAAGTTTTTCGAAACTATTACAAAGATCACCTGTTTTTTCAGTTATACTTATTATCGCTTTAAATTCATCATCAAAAATTTTTTTATTTATATATATTTTTTTAAGTGAAGTCCCTTTTGAAATTTTTTTTATTATCTTATCCATTTCATATTTAAAATATTCATTTTCTACTATACTTAAATTTTTAACAGCATCATAAAAATCTATTCCTGATTTTAGTTGCATATATATTCCTTGTATATACCTCATCAAAAATATATCTCTATATATTTTAATATCAAATTTTATTTTATCTACATAATACTTATTAATATATATTATATATTTCAAAAAGAGTATTATCACAACTATACCCAACAATATCCACAATTTATATTTTACTATATTACTTGATACACTTATTAATATATTTGTCATTAAAGGTAAATCAGC
The genomic region above belongs to Streptobacillus canis and contains:
- a CDS encoding type II secretion system F family protein, whose protein sequence is MNKKKFRKEIVGRLAILLSSEIDIIDSINVLCNIYKGKEKFKLLKLKKELEKGKSLKESFKNINSNREFLSYIEIAEKTGNMKEVFSILKEKYEFEDGILKEVMNILSYPFILLLTSLLILVFMLVVIVPKFVEIYNDLNADLPLMTNILISVSSNIVKYKLWILLGIVVIILFLKYIIYINKYYVDKIKFDIKIYRDIFLMRYIQGIYMQLKSGIDFYDAVKNLSIVENEYFKYEMDKIIKKISKGTSLKKIYINKKIFDDEFKAIISITEKTGDLCNSFEKLNEIYSNKVRDKVKILLKIIEPLSIILIAIVIGSILISLMLPMLNIGEMIV